The following is a genomic window from Patescibacteria group bacterium.
GTCTTTAATATTATTGCAAGCATGATCCGCTCCGACGCCATTATCTTTCCAAATGCTGAATAATAAATTGCTTTGCAGTTCGCCTTGGCCCAGCCCAGGGTTAGCGCAGGTTTCGTAGCTCGCGCCATAAGCTGACGTTTCATCTTTAAATTCCGGATTTTCACAGCCATTATCATTGTTTTTTAAATTAGAAAGCTCGGCGCACATCCAGGCGTCGTTGTTGTCTATATGCAAGCTAATCGTGTCTTCGCCGTAATCGCCGGGCTTAACGTCTCCTAAATTAAAGAAAAGCTCGTTGGTTAAATCTTTGGCTTCCCAGGTGCAAAAACATTCTTCGTCCGTCCCCGCCCATTCGCAGGCTCCATCGCAAATACATTCCCTGCCGTTATAATGGCAAGTGTTGTCAATTTTTAAATTAAACTTCCCGGCCGTGAATTTATTGCCGGTGGAAGTTTCCGTGTCGGAAAAATAGGCGATCGTTCCGCCGATGACGATGGCGGAAACTACTGCCACGATTGACAAGCTGACAAGTACTTTCTTATTCAAAAAGACATTTCTGATGTTCATAAACATATTTTATTATTTTTAAATTATTTTTCTCTTTATATGAATCACTATAGGATTTTGGATATAACTTTTAATTAGGGCAGATACAACTTACAACGCCATTTACACATTGATAAATGGAAGGATAAGAACCGCCCGGTGGCGGGATATTACAATAGCAGGGATTTTGTTGTTGCTGGGGAAATGTTTCATCTGTGGACCCATCGCAATCATTATCTATTCCATCGCAAACTTCTGTCGCGGGAACACATTCATCGCAAGCATCGCCTATGGCGTCTGAATCCGAATCCCTTTGATCGGGGTTTGCAATCAATGAACAATTATCGCCGAAGTCTGTCACGCCATCATTATCATCATCCGGATCAATACAATCCATTTGCGCGTCGCCGTCAGTATTTGTAAATCCTTCATCTATCTGCCCGTTGCCGTTATTGTCTATGCCGTCGCATATTTCAGCGCAGCCTTCATCTATCTGTCCATCATAATCATTGTCCTTCTGATCGCCGCAAATTTCCGTATATAAGTCCGAACATTTAAAATTATTCATATTGCGCGCCTGAACCGCGGTAAATTTAACATCTCCCACTAAGCTGTCGGTTTGAATTATATTTGAAGTGGCAATCGGCACATTCCAGGCTACGCCCACGCAATAATCCGTGTCGCCGGTAATCGCCGGGCCGTGCTCCGAATCGGCGATCGGCCAGAGTAAATTTTCCGCTGATTGGTCGCTGACGATAGCCGTTTCATCCGCATCTAAAATATTATTGCAGGCGTTCGCTCCGGCGCCGTTATCTTTCCAAATAGTAAAATATAAATTATCTTGCAGTTCGCCTTGTCCGGCTCCACAGGTGTTATCAACTTTATTTTCCGGACTATCGCAGCCATTATCATCTCCTACTAAATTCGCTAATTCTGCGCAAATCCAGGCGTCGTTGTTATCAACTTTAAGAGTTATGGTATTTTCTCCCGAATCCCCCGGCTTGATATCGTCAAAATTAAAGAATAATTCGCTGGCTAAATCTTTTTTTACCCAATTACAAGGGGCTTGCGATACACCGTTATAGGTACATTCACTGCCAACCAACAGATTAAACTTCCCGGCCGTGAATTTATTCCCTGTGGAAGTTTCCGTGTCGTTAAAGTAAGCCATTGTTCCGCCAATTACAATAACAGCGACTATAGCTACGACCGACAAGCTGACAAGCGCTTTTTTATTCAAAAAGACATTTCTGATGTTCATAAACATATTTTATTATTTTTAAATTATTTTTTTCATTCGTCATCCCCCGCTTTTTCTTAATTGTCATTGCGAGGAGCGTTAGCGACGAAGCAATCTCCGGTTAAAATCCACTAACCTTCCATTGAACCAGAGATTGCTTCACCCCGAGTACGGGGTTCGCAATGACAGATGTTAGTATACTAGCTGTGGCAAATTCAAACTCGCGCAAGTAAATCCGGCGTTATTCCTTTGCTGGACAGCATAAAGAACAATATCAGCCACTACTTTATCTGTTTGCGCGTTATCTTGATTGCCGGTTCCGTCGCAGGAAATAGCGCCGGTTGTATGGCTAACGCTTTGATTGCCTACGCACCAAGCCACTCCTAAATTGTCATTTCCGCCTGCCGGTAAAGATAATCTGGTCATAGCCACCGGGTTAAATCCGTCTTCATAAAGACTAGCTTCTCCCGCTGGTTCATAAATGCCATTGCCGTTCTCATCATTCCAAATAAACAAATCCATATATCCGGAAAGCTCACCTGTCGGTTCTGTATCAGCTCCTTCGGCTTCAACAACGCCATTTTCTATGTTTTGAACACTATTGTTTAATAAACAAACAAAAGCGTCATTGCTGTCAACATGCAGAGAAATAACATTAGTGCCATGATCTCCGGGTTTAACATCAGGAAAATTCCAGAACTGATCGCTATCGCCAAGATCCTTTTCATTCCAAAGATGGCACTGTCCTCCGTAAGGAAATCCTGTCTCCGTGCAATTAAGCGCGAACATTGATACGTCGTCAATATATCCGCCAAGCATGTTGTTAATTGTTCCGGCATCGCTAAAAACTATTTTAGTTGAACCGTCAACCGCGATGAAGTCATAAATATGTTCAGTCCAGACCGTATTCCCGCTTCCGGCTGCTCCGCCGCCGACAGTATCGTTAATGATAACTGAACTGTTGCTTACAACTTTTACCGTAAAACCGATGTTATTGTCATTCGCCGCGTTATTCGGCCGAGGCGAGTACCAGAAATGCAAACGGTATTTACCGCCCGGAACCGTGGCGATAGTCTGTGATATTGAAGATGATTGGGTGCTATCTAGCTCTGTAAGTTGAACGCCGCCATGCGGAGCGCCCGCTACGCCGTTGCGCTGAAGTTCAAGAGCGCCAGACTCTACCGCCCATCCGCTAATCCCGCTCGGATATATCTGATATTGACCGCCGTTGTCCGTTACTACCGGCGTTTCAAATCCGCCGTTCAGGATAAGTTCGCTCCCTGTTTCCGCGCAATCGCCAACACACGCCTGTCCATTATAGGTTGCGAGAGTGTGGTCAACTTTCAAATCAATACTGCCGGCCGTGAAAATATTACCGGTTGAAGTTTCCGTGTCGTTAAAGTAAGCCATTGTTCCGCCGACTACTACTGCCGCTACCGCGCCGATAACGCCTAAGCTAATAATTATTTTTTTCATATATTTTTATTATTTATTAATAATTTAAAACCTTTATCGGTTGCCCCTTTAAAAGAGGCAACCTAAAAAGCTTTTAAGTATTATTGTATCAATCTCGCGCAGTTAAAGTCGCCGTTATTCCTCTGCTGGACCGCGTAAGCGGTGACGTCAGCGGTAAAGGAATCGGTCTGGGCGATATCACCCATACTCGCTCCGTTGCAGGAAATAACATTCCCTACTACAGTTTGAGTGCCCGCGCACCAAGCGACCCCAATATTTTTAGTACTGGATGTCGGAAGCGTAATGGTGCCGATAGCCGTGCTTAGCGGCACGTTTGGCCCGCTAATAACCGTTTCTCCTTCATAAACTCCATCACCGTCATCATACCAGGCAAAGGCCTTAATGAACGGCGAAAGTTCGCCATATCCGCTTTGATTGCCAACATTTGGCAAATCGCCGGCCGCAGTTTCCGGGTCAACAATATCATTTTCCTGATCATTAATATTGTTTGTTATCAAACAGGCGAAAGCATCGTTTGAAGACACGTGCAAACTGATTAAGTTTGTGCCGTAATCGCCGGGTTTAACATCGTCAAACATCCAGAAGTGGTCGCCAGTGGCTAAATCTTTCTCGCCAAAAAGCGTGCAATTCTGCAAGAACGCGCTGTTTGCGTTACAGTCCTCTGAATCACGCTCCACCTTAAGGTAGTAAAGCAAACCACCCGGATTATTGAGAGGAGTGTTGTATGCAGGATTCGTCTGGCTTAAATTAGTGACGATGAACGTAAGCGTATTTTCTCCTGATTGAACCGCCGCTAAGAATGTGCCTTCAGCAATCGGATCAAGCGTTGTGTATTGAGCACTGCCTAAACCGGATGCTATAGAGGTGCCGTTAAGAAGTATCTGATACTGGTTATCGGCCGCAACATTCATTAGAAGATCAACGCTAACAGCGCCACCCCACCAATTGAATTTGTCTTCAAAGGTGTAAGTAACAGCACCATTAATGCCAGCATCACCTGCAAGTGTTGGATCTGTAGCCCAAATCCATTTGGCTGTTGGGTGGGTTATCCAGTATTGCGTAGTGATAGTAGTGGGCGTTACTAAGAGAGCGGGATACGGAAATGAAGTGATTACAGTATTTACTCCTGCGGTTACTTGCGCTCCGCCGTCGCCGCTGTAAAGTATGAGCGAACATGTTTCGCAATCATCTCCGTTATATGTTTGCGCCAAATGGTCAACCTTCAAATCAATACTGCCGGCTGTAAAAATATTTCCGGTTGAAGTTTCCATGTCGTTGAACAACGCCATTGTTCCGCCAACCACTACCGCCGCTACCGTAGCAATAATACTTAAACTGATAAGTATTTTTTTCATAAATTCTTGTTAATATTCTCTGTCATATTAATTTCCTCCATTTTAGAGAATATGAATAAACTGCTAGTTTACCAACTCGTTCCATGCTGCTTAAATGTGTCAGCGCAGACGAAGGTTCCATTATTTCTTGCTTGTATTGCAGAGAAAGCTAAGTCGCCGGTTAAACTATCTGTTTGTGAACCATTATCCACATTTGCTCCGTTACATGTGATAGCAGGATTGCCAGTACCTGATTTATCAATAGCCATAGAACCAAAACACCATCGCAGGCCAAAATGATATGTCTGTGAACCATTCATAGGTCCGGCAACATTTGTAAAGAAATTCTGAGAACTATCAGCAAGTGTCAAATAAAGCGTATTATCGGTGCCATAAGCTAACATACTGCTAAGAGGCATTTCGCTTAGATAGAATAAAAATGATTCTTCAGCATCTTCTAAAATATTATCTCCATCATCAGCCCACCAAGCTAAAGACAAGTTTTCTGCAATTTCACCACCATAACCTGCCGTATCAACTGCACAGCCGGTATCATTAAGCAGTTCTGGCTCTGTACAGGTTTTATCTAAGTCGCTTGTTATTGCAATTTTTGCGCAAACATAGGCTGGATTGTTATCTATGTGCAAACTAATGGTGTTTTCTCCCTGGTCACCTGGTTTCAGATCAATAAAGCTGAAGAATTTTTCACCAACAATATCTTTACCATCGTTTTGTCCCCAAGTTCCACATTCATTAGAAGATACGCCATTGTAAGTGCATTGGCTATCCACTTTCAAATCAATCGCTCCGGCGGTAAAGGTGTTGCCGGTGGAAGTCTCGGTGTCCGAGAAGAAAGCCGTGGTGGCGCCGATGGCTAACGCGCCGACGGCCGCGATCATGGCTAAGCTAATTATAATTTTTTTCATAGATTCTGCTGTCGTTAAATTTATTAATTTTTCCTCCTTTATATGTAAATTGTTAATTTTTACGAGATTCCTTCGCCTGCCTGCCGGCAGGCAGGTCGCCCGATTACGGGCTCGCTCGGAATGACAGAATGGTGTGAGATTGCTTCGTCGTCTGCGAAACGAGATTCGCGGGGTCAAGGCTACTATTATTTATGACGGACGGATAAGCCGGAGATGACAGAAAAAAACAAAAAACCGCCGGCCAGATTAGCCGCGGTTTAGGTTTAATTCATATTTTAATTTTGGTCCGCAAAAACAAGGCGAAAAACGCCAACCTTTTACCGGTAAAAATTTAACTGCATAAAAGCTCATAATTTTAGCTTTTACTTTTTATTATTCGCTTTATATTTTTAACAAACAACTTGCTTATTGTCAAGCACTTTTATCCCCTTTTGACAGAATAATTTTTTTGTGGTGTAAATGGACGGAAAATTAAAAACGCCCGACGAGATGCCGGGCGTTATGGTTTGAAATTAATAGGCTAGGCTACTCTAATTCCCGTCTTTTTTATTTCATGCGCCATTGGATTCCAATAATCCTTAAAGTCTTCGGGAGAAAAACCGTGCGGTTCAATCCGATCATCAATCCCCTCGCTAAATTTCCATAATTTCATTTTTGATCCCATCCAATCCTTATCTACCTCCTTGGAAATAACTGCCACGTCAATATCGCTCCATTTGCTAGGAATTCCTTTGGCGAAGGAGCCAAATAAATATACGGCTGAAAAAGGATACTTTTTAGCCTTTAAATTTTCCGCGTATTTTTTAACTATTTTTTTGGCTTCAACTTTTGACATAATTTTTTATATAAGTTATCAATTTCTTCAATTTTATTTTTCGCGTACTCCTTGGTACAAAGTTTGTAAAACTTTAACTTATATTCAGGATATCTCGCTTCTATATTAAAATCATTAACCGCCTTTAGCAAATCCATTTCTTCTTCATTTAGCTTAATTTTAGAAATTTTTATTAGCAGAATAAGATTGTGCGTATAGGGAGCATGCGCTTTAGTCTCATTTACTACCAAGGCTTTTAAAATTTTCTCCAAAACGATATGCCCGAAAAATAAACTGCTGGCATAGCGCTGGCTTTTCACTAAACTTTTCATCGTATCATAATCATAGGCGGCGGTTTCTTGCCAATATTTTACCAGCTTTTTATAGTTATTTTTCATCTGATTATATATTCTTAAATAATGTATAATAATACTTATTATAATACTTTATTGATAACTTATAGTCAAGAAACAGGCTCATATTATCTAAATTATATTAACACTGAACGTCTGATTAAACGGCCTCCTTCGTTTTGAACCTGTTCCATTTTGGAACAGGTTGCCGGCTCGGATAATTCACCTTCTTTATAAATATTTTTTATGCGCTTAGTAATTGCCTGCGTATTCACGCCAAAAATATCAGCCATTTGCGCCTGGGTCGCCCAGATCGTATCCCCGGAAGCGTCTTTTTTTAGCTCTATCGCGCCGTTTTTAGCCTGATACACGACAACTTGATTGTTTTTCTTTTTGATTTTTCTAGCCATATTCATATTATTTTAAAAATAACATTTTCTATTGTTTTTGTAAATAAAAAACGCCCCGTATT
Proteins encoded in this region:
- a CDS encoding SipW-dependent-type signal peptide-containing protein, which codes for MNIRNVFLNKKVLVSLSIVAVVSAIVIGGTIAYFSDTETSTGNKFTAGKFNLKIDNTCHYNGRECICDGACEWAGTDEECFCTWEAKDLTNELFFNLGDVKPGDYGEDTISLHIDNNDAWMCAELSNLKNNDNGCENPEFKDETSAYGASYETCANPGLGQGELQSNLLFSIWKDNGVGADHACNNIKD
- a CDS encoding SipW-dependent-type signal peptide-containing protein, which gives rise to MNIRNVFLNKKALVSLSVVAIVAVIVIGGTMAYFNDTETSTGNKFTAGKFNLLVGSECTYNGVSQAPCNWVKKDLASELFFNFDDIKPGDSGENTITLKVDNNDAWICAELANLVGDDNGCDSPENKVDNTCGAGQGELQDNLYFTIWKDNGAGANACNNILDADETAIVSDQSAENLLWPIADSEHGPAITGDTDYCVGVAWNVPIATSNIIQTDSLVGDVKFTAVQARNMNNFKCSDLYTEICGDQKDNDYDGQIDEGCAEICDGIDNNGNGQIDEGFTNTDGDAQMDCIDPDDDNDGVTDFGDNCSLIANPDQRDSDSDAIGDACDECVPATEVCDGIDNDCDGSTDETFPQQQQNPCYCNIPPPGGSYPSIYQCVNGVVSCICPN
- a CDS encoding TasA family protein, which encodes MKKIIISLGVIGAVAAVVVGGTMAYFNDTETSTGNIFTAGSIDLKVDHTLATYNGQACVGDCAETGSELILNGGFETPVVTDNGGQYQIYPSGISGWAVESGALELQRNGVAGAPHGGVQLTELDSTQSSSISQTIATVPGGKYRLHFWYSPRPNNAANDNNIGFTVKVVSNSSVIINDTVGGGAAGSGNTVWTEHIYDFIAVDGSTKIVFSDAGTINNMLGGYIDDVSMFALNCTETGFPYGGQCHLWNEKDLGDSDQFWNFPDVKPGDHGTNVISLHVDSNDAFVCLLNNSVQNIENGVVEAEGADTEPTGELSGYMDLFIWNDENGNGIYEPAGEASLYEDGFNPVAMTRLSLPAGGNDNLGVAWCVGNQSVSHTTGAISCDGTGNQDNAQTDKVVADIVLYAVQQRNNAGFTCASLNLPQLVY
- a CDS encoding SipW-dependent-type signal peptide-containing protein; this translates as MKKILISLSIIATVAAVVVGGTMALFNDMETSTGNIFTAGSIDLKVDHLAQTYNGDDCETCSLILYSGDGGAQVTAGVNTVITSFPYPALLVTPTTITTQYWITHPTAKWIWATDPTLAGDAGINGAVTYTFEDKFNWWGGAVSVDLLMNVAADNQYQILLNGTSIASGLGSAQYTTLDPIAEGTFLAAVQSGENTLTFIVTNLSQTNPAYNTPLNNPGGLLYYLKVERDSEDCNANSAFLQNCTLFGEKDLATGDHFWMFDDVKPGDYGTNLISLHVSSNDAFACLITNNINDQENDIVDPETAAGDLPNVGNQSGYGELSPFIKAFAWYDDGDGVYEGETVISGPNVPLSTAIGTITLPTSSTKNIGVAWCAGTQTVVGNVISCNGASMGDIAQTDSFTADVTAYAVQQRNNGDFNCARLIQ
- a CDS encoding TasA family protein; this translates as MKKIIISLAMIAAVGALAIGATTAFFSDTETSTGNTFTAGAIDLKVDSQCTYNGVSSNECGTWGQNDGKDIVGEKFFSFIDLKPGDQGENTISLHIDNNPAYVCAKIAITSDLDKTCTEPELLNDTGCAVDTAGYGGEIAENLSLAWWADDGDNILEDAEESFLFYLSEMPLSSMLAYGTDNTLYLTLADSSQNFFTNVAGPMNGSQTYHFGLRWCFGSMAIDKSGTGNPAITCNGANVDNGSQTDSLTGDLAFSAIQARNNGTFVCADTFKQHGTSW
- a CDS encoding nucleotidyltransferase domain-containing protein → MSKVEAKKIVKKYAENLKAKKYPFSAVYLFGSFAKGIPSKWSDIDVAVISKEVDKDWMGSKMKLWKFSEGIDDRIEPHGFSPEDFKDYWNPMAHEIKKTGIRVA
- a CDS encoding HEPN domain-containing protein; translation: MKNNYKKLVKYWQETAAYDYDTMKSLVKSQRYASSLFFGHIVLEKILKALVVNETKAHAPYTHNLILLIKISKIKLNEEEMDLLKAVNDFNIEARYPEYKLKFYKLCTKEYAKNKIEEIDNLYKKLCQKLKPKK